Proteins from one Sarcophilus harrisii chromosome 2, mSarHar1.11, whole genome shotgun sequence genomic window:
- the GMCL1 gene encoding germ cell-less protein-like 1, translating to MGSLSSRVLRRGGGRAVQERGSEAGSAAGPGGGGASRGSACYCRGGRKRKRSSGAFCYCELGSDDEEEEDDEGDEQERLLNTPRRKKLKSTSKYIYQTLFLNGENSDIKICALGEEWSLHKIYLCQSGYFSSMFSGSWKESSMNTIELEIPDQNIDVEALQVAFGSLYRDDVLIKPSRVIAILAAACMLQLDGLIQQCGETMKETINVKTVCGYYTSAGTYGLDSVKKKCLEWLLNNLMTHQSVDLFKELSICLMKQLICSSNLFVMQVEMDVYTALKKWMFLQLVPSWNGSLKQLLPEADTWFCKRRKDFEDTAFLEIDQGKAFVPVFRHLRLQYIISDLASARIIERDALIPSEWLASVYKQQWFAMLRAEQDSDTGPQEINKEELEGNSMRCGRKLAKDGEYCWRWTGFNFGFDLLVTYTNRYIIFKRNTLNQPCSGSVSLQPRRNIAFRLRLASLDSSGKLICSRTTGYQILTLEKDQEQVVMNLDSRLLIFPLFICCNFLYISPEKKTENGSQLENTEN from the exons ATGGGCTCGCTGAGCAGCCGGGTGCTGCGCCGAGGCGGGGGCCGAGCTGTCCAGGAGCGTGGCTCCGAAGCGGGGAGCGCGGCGGGGCCGGGCGGCGGGGGCGCCTCCCGGGGGAGCGCCTGCTACTGTCGGGGCGGCCGCAAGCGCAAGCGCAGCAGCGGCGCCTTCTGCTACTGCGAGCTCGGCTCGGacgacgaggaggaggaggacgacgAGGGGGACGAGCAGGAGCGGCTCCTCAACACCCCACGCAG gaaaaaattaaaaagcacatCCAAGTATATTTATCAGACTTTATTTTTGAATGGGGAAAATAGTGACATTAAGATTTGTGCTCTAGGAGAAGAATGGAGCTTACACAAAATATACTTGTGTCAG tcTGGCTACTTTTCCAGTATGTTTAGTGGGTCTTGGAAAGAATCAAGCATGAATACTATTGAACTGGAGATTCCTGACCAGAATATTGATgtagaag CGCTGCAGGTGGCATTTGGCTCTTTATATCGAGATGATGTCTTAATAAAGCCCAGTCGAGTTATTGCCATTTTGGCAGCAGCTTGTATGCTGCAGCTG GATGGTTTAATACAACAGTGTGGTGAGACAATGAAGGAAACAATTAATGTGAAAACTGTATGTGGCTATTACACATCAGCAGGGACCTATGGATTAGATTCTGTAAAGAAAAA gTGCCTTGAATGGCTTCTAAATAACTTGATGACTCATCAGAGTGTTGATCTTTTCAAAGAACTCAg tatCTGCCTCATGAAGCAGCTGATCTGTTCTTCTAATCTATTTGTAATGCAAGTGGAAATGGATGTATACACTGCCCTCAAGAAG tggATGTTTCTTCAATTAGTGCCTTCTTGGAATGGATCATTAAAACAACTTTTACCTGAAGCAGATACCTGGTTTTGCAAGCGTAGGAAAG ATTTTGAAGATACTGCTTTCCTTGAAATTGATCAAGGGAAAGCTTTTGTACCAGTATTCAGACACTTAAGATTGCAGTATATCATCAGTGATTTAGCTTCTGCAAGAATTATTGAACGGGATGCTCTAATACCTTCAG AATGGTTGGCCTCTGTTTACAAACAGCAATGGTTTGCCATGCTCAGGGCAGAACAAGATAGTGATACAGG aCCTCAGGAAATTAATAAAGAGGAACTTGAAGGAAATAGCATGAGGTGTGGTAGAAAACTTGCCAAGGATGGTGAA taTTGCTGGCGGTGGACAGGATTTAACTTTGGCTTTGACTTACTTGTCACTTATACTAATCGCTATATTATCTTCAAACGAAACACATTGAATCAGCCATGTAGTGGATCTGTTAGTTTACAACCTCGAAGAAATATAGCATTCAG ATTACGTTTGGCCTCTCTTGATAGTAGTGGGAAATTGATTTGTAGTAGAACAACTGGATACCAAATACTTACTCTTGAAAAGGATCAG gaaCAAGTGGTGATGAATTTGGATAGCAGACTTCTCATCTTTCCTTTGTTTATCTGCTGTAACTTCCTGTATatatcaccagaaaaaaaaactgaaaatggcAGTCAACTAGAGAATACAGAAAACTGA